Proteins from one Mycobacterium adipatum genomic window:
- the folE gene encoding GTP cyclohydrolase I FolE produces MTTSENDLAAAVGFTPASFDQERAEAAVRELLIAVGEDPDRHGLVDTPARVARAYREIFGGLYTDPDTVLNTTFDEQHDELVLVKGIPMYSTCEHHLVSFHGVAHVGYIPGLDGRVTGLSKIARLVDLYAKRPQVQERLTAQIADALMRKLDPRGAIVVVEAEHLCMAMRGVRKPGALTTTSAVRGQFKTDKASRSEALELILRK; encoded by the coding sequence ATGACGACGTCGGAGAACGACCTCGCCGCAGCGGTCGGCTTCACGCCCGCGAGCTTCGACCAGGAACGCGCGGAAGCAGCGGTCCGCGAGTTGCTGATCGCAGTCGGTGAGGATCCGGACCGGCACGGCCTGGTCGACACCCCGGCTCGGGTCGCGCGGGCGTACCGGGAGATCTTCGGCGGGCTGTACACCGATCCCGACACGGTGCTCAACACCACCTTCGACGAGCAACACGACGAACTGGTGCTCGTCAAGGGAATCCCGATGTACTCCACCTGTGAGCACCACCTGGTGTCGTTCCACGGTGTGGCCCACGTCGGGTACATCCCCGGGCTGGACGGCCGGGTCACCGGCCTGTCCAAGATCGCCCGACTCGTCGACCTGTACGCGAAACGGCCGCAGGTGCAGGAGCGGCTGACCGCCCAGATCGCCGACGCCTTGATGCGCAAGCTGGACCCACGCGGGGCAATCGTGGTGGTCGAGGCCGAGCACCTGTGCATGGCGATGCGCGGGGTCCGCAAGCCGGGAGCGCTCACCACCACCTCGGCGGTGCGCGGGCAGTTCAAGACCGACAAGGCATCCCGGTCCGAGGCGCTGGAACTGATCCTCCGGAAGTGA
- the folP gene encoding dihydropteroate synthase produces MGVVNVTEDSFSDGGLFLDHDRAVERALALVAAGAAIIDVGGESTRPGATRIAPELESSRVLPVIRDLAAAGATVSIDTMHSSVAAAALESGAHIVNDVSGGRADPNMAAVLAEANVPWVLMHWRSVRAEAPHEVPAYADVVGEVRADLLRSVDHAVAAGVDPTNVIIDPGLGFAKTAQHNWQLLRALPVFVATGFPVLVGASRKRFLGSLLAGPDGAMRPADGRETATAVISALSGLNGAWGVRVHDVQASVDALKVVRAWGSPDG; encoded by the coding sequence ATGGGTGTCGTCAACGTCACCGAGGACTCGTTTTCCGACGGCGGGCTCTTTCTCGACCATGACCGTGCCGTCGAACGCGCACTGGCGCTGGTCGCCGCCGGTGCCGCGATCATCGATGTCGGCGGCGAATCGACGCGTCCCGGTGCGACCCGGATCGCCCCCGAACTGGAGAGCTCGCGGGTGCTGCCGGTCATCCGGGATCTGGCGGCCGCCGGCGCCACCGTCAGCATCGACACCATGCACTCCTCGGTGGCCGCGGCCGCGCTGGAGAGCGGCGCGCACATCGTCAACGACGTCTCCGGCGGGCGTGCCGACCCGAATATGGCCGCCGTGCTGGCCGAGGCGAACGTGCCGTGGGTGCTGATGCACTGGCGGTCCGTGCGCGCCGAGGCCCCGCATGAGGTTCCCGCGTACGCCGACGTGGTCGGTGAGGTGCGCGCGGACCTGCTGCGCAGCGTCGACCACGCCGTCGCCGCCGGCGTGGACCCGACGAACGTGATCATCGACCCCGGCCTCGGTTTCGCCAAGACCGCACAACACAACTGGCAACTGCTGCGGGCACTGCCGGTCTTCGTGGCGACCGGATTCCCGGTCCTGGTCGGGGCGTCGCGTAAGCGGTTCCTCGGGTCGTTGCTCGCGGGGCCTGACGGTGCGATGCGCCCGGCGGACGGACGTGAAACGGCGACCGCGGTCATCTCGGCGTTATCCGGGCTCAACGGCGCGTGGGGCGTGCGGGTGCACGATGTGCAGGCGTCCGTCGATGCGCTCAAGGTTGTTCGAGCATGGGGGTCTCCCGATGGCTGA
- the folB gene encoding dihydroneopterin aldolase → MADRIELRGLTVRGHHGVFDHERRDGQDFIIDVTVWIDLDAAAASDDLADTLDYGTLAARAAAIVAGPPRNLIETVSAEIADDVMTDQRVHAVEVVVHKPSAPIPLTFSDVAVVARRSRRSRGLAP, encoded by the coding sequence ATGGCTGACCGAATCGAGCTGCGCGGGTTGACCGTTCGCGGGCACCACGGCGTATTCGATCATGAGCGCCGCGACGGCCAGGACTTCATCATCGATGTGACGGTGTGGATCGACCTGGATGCCGCCGCCGCGTCCGACGACCTCGCCGACACCCTGGACTACGGCACACTGGCCGCCCGGGCCGCCGCGATCGTCGCGGGGCCGCCCCGCAATCTCATCGAGACGGTGTCTGCCGAGATCGCCGACGATGTGATGACCGATCAGCGCGTGCACGCCGTGGAGGTCGTCGTGCACAAGCCCAGCGCGCCCATCCCGTTGACGTTCTCCGATGTCGCTGTCGTGGCGCGGCGGTCCAGGCGCAGCAGAGGACTGGCGCCGTGA
- the folK gene encoding 2-amino-4-hydroxy-6-hydroxymethyldihydropteridine diphosphokinase, which produces MSTAVLSIGSNLGDRLAHLQSVVDGMVRQGGRIVAVSPVYETDAWGGVEQGAFLNAVLIVDDPTCDGPGWLRRGQQLEAAADRVREVHWGPRTLDVDIVSCREGSIELRSGDPELTLPHPFAHQRAFVLLPWLAADSAAELSGTAVAELVAGLDTDERAAVRPTDLALQR; this is translated from the coding sequence GTGAGCACCGCGGTGCTGTCCATCGGATCGAACCTGGGTGACCGTTTGGCCCATCTGCAGTCCGTGGTCGACGGGATGGTCCGCCAGGGTGGCCGGATCGTGGCGGTGTCGCCGGTCTACGAGACCGACGCGTGGGGCGGTGTCGAGCAGGGCGCGTTTCTCAACGCGGTGCTGATCGTCGACGATCCGACCTGTGACGGACCCGGCTGGCTGCGGCGCGGTCAGCAGCTGGAGGCCGCGGCCGACCGGGTCCGCGAGGTGCACTGGGGCCCGCGGACTCTCGATGTGGATATCGTCTCCTGTCGCGAGGGATCCATCGAATTGCGTTCTGGCGACCCCGAACTGACCTTGCCGCACCCGTTCGCCCATCAGCGCGCCTTCGTGCTGTTGCCGTGGCTGGCCGCCGACTCCGCCGCCGAGCTGTCCGGCACCGCGGTCGCCGAACTGGTGGCCGGGCTCGACACCGACGAGCGCGCCGCGGTGCGGCCCACCGACCTGGCATTGCAGCGCTGA
- a CDS encoding DUF3180 domain-containing protein, which yields MGPTRKRDLAAAVGIAAVVCYLLVTFLYRWFPPITLFSGVSLLAVAIAEAGWGYFVRSRIAGGQVGIGAGRLHPLAVARSVGIAKASAWVGALVLGWWIGVLAYLLPRRGIMRVAGEDTAGAVVAALCALALLAAGLWLQHCCKSPDDPKDKHDSYSGAAE from the coding sequence ATGGGACCGACCCGCAAGCGTGACCTCGCGGCGGCGGTGGGTATCGCTGCCGTCGTCTGCTACCTGCTGGTGACCTTCCTGTACCGGTGGTTCCCGCCGATCACCCTGTTCAGTGGGGTGTCGCTGCTGGCGGTGGCGATCGCCGAGGCGGGGTGGGGATACTTCGTGCGGTCACGGATCGCCGGCGGCCAGGTCGGTATCGGTGCGGGACGGCTACATCCGCTGGCGGTGGCCCGCTCGGTGGGCATCGCCAAGGCGTCGGCCTGGGTCGGCGCGCTGGTACTGGGTTGGTGGATCGGGGTTCTCGCGTATCTGCTGCCGCGTCGGGGCATCATGCGGGTGGCCGGTGAGGACACCGCCGGTGCGGTGGTGGCCGCGCTGTGCGCGCTCGCGCTGCTGGCGGCCGGGCTGTGGCTGCAGCATTGCTGCAAGTCCCCGGACGATCCGAAAGACAAGCACGACTCGTACAGCGGCGCAGCCGAGTAG
- a CDS encoding DUF6779 domain-containing protein, which yields MTDPSRGVRVRRVNRRPGWVLLTALLVLAIVASTVLVFTNRVELLKLAVVLALWAAVAAAFVSFIYRRQSDLDQAKVRDLKYVYDLQLDREISARREYELAVEAQLRRELSAELRAQAADEVAALRAELAALRTNLEILFDTDLDHRPALETDRPAGRVIASRIDTPGRAEFYPSPRAAQEPSTEESPIIDVPAEPHPPEFQWAPAEPIAPELFGGAHRRSAPSEEPAPWQRRAAASDRPSEPTPTPTPTPAPTPMPPPPTPTPMPPPPPTPMPPPPPTPEPTRSQWSPPPAPGWQPQPAPVAPPAPEPAPPSEPAPDRRGRHYSPDTESAPPRRARHAVPGETAAPPPPAPPRTRRAATPDPEPAPPPARHRGADDPQPAAEQPEPDGGQHAGGQPVSELLSRLQVTPTGGGRRRRREE from the coding sequence ATGACCGATCCGTCCCGCGGCGTGCGCGTTCGACGCGTCAACCGCAGGCCGGGGTGGGTGCTGCTGACGGCGTTGCTGGTGCTGGCGATCGTGGCCAGCACGGTCCTGGTTTTCACCAACCGTGTCGAACTGCTCAAGCTGGCCGTGGTGTTGGCCCTGTGGGCTGCCGTCGCCGCGGCGTTCGTCTCGTTCATCTACCGGCGGCAGAGCGATCTCGACCAGGCCAAGGTGCGCGACCTCAAATATGTCTACGACCTCCAGCTGGACCGGGAGATCTCCGCGCGCCGAGAGTACGAACTTGCGGTGGAGGCCCAGCTGCGCCGCGAGCTGTCCGCGGAGTTGCGGGCCCAGGCCGCCGACGAGGTCGCCGCGCTGCGGGCCGAACTCGCGGCACTGCGCACCAATCTGGAGATCCTGTTCGACACCGATCTCGACCACCGCCCGGCATTGGAGACCGACCGGCCCGCCGGCCGGGTGATCGCCAGCCGGATCGATACCCCCGGCCGCGCGGAGTTCTACCCGTCGCCGCGCGCGGCGCAGGAACCGAGCACCGAGGAAAGCCCGATCATCGACGTGCCCGCCGAACCGCACCCGCCGGAGTTCCAGTGGGCACCGGCCGAACCGATCGCACCCGAATTGTTCGGCGGCGCGCACCGGCGGTCCGCCCCCTCCGAGGAACCCGCGCCCTGGCAGCGCCGCGCGGCAGCCAGTGATCGGCCCAGTGAACCGACCCCGACACCGACCCCGACACCGGCCCCGACACCGATGCCGCCCCCGCCGACCCCGACACCGATGCCGCCGCCCCCGCCGACACCGATGCCGCCGCCCCCGCCGACACCGGAGCCGACCAGATCCCAGTGGTCGCCGCCGCCGGCACCCGGCTGGCAGCCCCAGCCCGCGCCGGTCGCGCCGCCGGCACCCGAGCCCGCCCCGCCCAGCGAGCCCGCCCCGGACCGGCGAGGACGCCACTACAGCCCGGATACCGAGTCGGCGCCGCCGCGGCGTGCCCGCCATGCCGTACCCGGCGAAACCGCCGCCCCGCCCCCACCGGCACCACCACGGACCCGCCGCGCTGCCACGCCGGACCCCGAACCGGCGCCGCCCCCGGCCCGGCACCGCGGGGCTGACGACCCGCAGCCGGCGGCCGAGCAGCCGGAGCCCGACGGCGGCCAGCACGCCGGCGGTCAGCCCGTCTCCGAACTGCTCTCGCGCCTACAGGTCACCCCCACCGGCGGTGGCCGGCGCCGGCGCCGCGAGGAGTGA
- a CDS encoding Rossmann-like and DUF2520 domain-containing protein — protein MVDGLRPARLTVGVISAGRVGTALGVALERAEHVVVACSAISRQSRERAARRLPDTAVLPVPDVAGRAELLLLAVPDAELPALIAGLAATEAVRAGTIVVHTSGMNGIGVLAPLTARGCIPLAIHPAMTFTGSDEDIARLPDTCFGVTALDEIGYAIGQALVLEIGGEPFRVREDARMLYHAALAHASNHLVTVVLDAVDALRSALRGQELLGQELVGDAPGGLAERIVGPLARASLENALQRGQAALTGPVARGDAAAVAGHLRALGEADPELAQAYRSNSLRTAQRAHAPKDVFDVLTTPGTNPS, from the coding sequence ATGGTCGACGGACTCCGTCCGGCGCGGCTCACTGTCGGCGTCATCTCGGCCGGTCGGGTGGGCACCGCGCTCGGCGTCGCGCTCGAGCGCGCCGAGCATGTCGTGGTGGCGTGCAGCGCCATCTCCCGCCAGTCCCGCGAGCGCGCGGCCCGCCGACTCCCGGACACCGCGGTCCTGCCGGTTCCCGACGTTGCCGGGCGGGCCGAACTGCTGCTCCTCGCGGTGCCCGACGCCGAACTGCCGGCGCTCATCGCCGGTCTGGCCGCCACCGAAGCGGTGCGGGCGGGCACCATCGTCGTGCACACCTCCGGGATGAACGGGATCGGTGTACTGGCGCCGCTGACCGCCCGCGGCTGCATCCCGCTGGCCATCCACCCGGCGATGACGTTCACCGGCTCCGACGAGGACATCGCGCGGCTGCCGGACACCTGTTTCGGGGTCACCGCACTCGACGAGATCGGATACGCGATCGGGCAGGCCTTGGTTCTGGAGATCGGTGGTGAACCGTTCCGGGTACGCGAAGACGCCCGCATGCTGTACCACGCGGCGCTGGCCCATGCCAGCAACCACCTGGTGACCGTCGTTCTGGACGCCGTCGACGCGCTGCGGTCCGCCCTGCGCGGTCAGGAACTGCTCGGCCAGGAACTCGTCGGCGACGCCCCCGGTGGGCTCGCCGAACGCATCGTCGGCCCGTTGGCCCGGGCATCACTGGAGAACGCGCTGCAGCGCGGGCAGGCGGCGCTGACCGGTCCGGTGGCTCGCGGTGACGCGGCCGCGGTGGCCGGTCATCTGCGGGCTCTCGGGGAAGCCGATCCCGAACTGGCGCAGGCTTATCGGTCCAATTCACTGCGCACCGCTCAGCGGGCGCACGCACCGAAGGATGTGTTCGACGTGCTCACCACACCCGGGACGAATCCGTCATGA
- the panC gene encoding pantoate--beta-alanine ligase yields MTARKPPAYAPGELNVYSRPADVADVTKALRGTGKRIMLVPTMGALHEGHLTLVRHAQRVPGAVVVVSIFVNPLQFGAGEDLDAYPRTLDEDLAALRAEGVQIAFTPTAADMYPAGPRTSVHPGPLGSELEGGSRPTHFAGMLTVVMKLLQIVGPDRAFFGEKDYQQLVLVRQMADDLNLGTRIVGVPIVREQDGLAMSSRNRYLDEVQREQACAIPSALLAGMYAAGEGADAALDAARAVLDEVPAISVDYLEVRDLWLGPAPQTGRARMLVAVRLGGTRLLDNIAIDIGVPSGAGPDVAYDEHELPWRN; encoded by the coding sequence ATGACCGCCCGTAAACCGCCGGCGTACGCCCCCGGTGAGCTCAACGTGTACAGCCGCCCCGCCGATGTCGCGGATGTGACCAAGGCGCTGCGGGGTACCGGCAAACGGATCATGCTGGTGCCGACGATGGGCGCGCTGCACGAGGGCCACCTGACCCTGGTCCGGCATGCCCAGCGCGTCCCCGGTGCGGTGGTGGTGGTGTCGATCTTCGTCAACCCCCTGCAGTTCGGTGCCGGGGAAGATCTGGATGCCTACCCGCGCACGTTGGACGAGGATCTCGCGGCGCTGCGCGCCGAGGGGGTGCAGATCGCCTTCACCCCGACGGCCGCCGATATGTACCCCGCCGGCCCGCGCACCAGCGTGCACCCCGGTCCGCTCGGCAGCGAACTCGAAGGTGGTTCGCGGCCAACGCATTTCGCCGGCATGCTGACTGTGGTCATGAAACTCTTGCAAATCGTGGGGCCGGACCGTGCGTTCTTCGGCGAGAAGGACTATCAGCAACTGGTGCTGGTGCGCCAGATGGCCGACGACCTGAATCTCGGCACCCGCATCGTCGGGGTGCCGATCGTGCGCGAACAGGACGGGCTGGCGATGTCCTCGCGCAACCGTTACCTCGACGAGGTGCAACGCGAGCAGGCCTGTGCCATCCCGTCGGCACTGCTGGCCGGCATGTACGCCGCGGGCGAGGGCGCCGATGCCGCGCTGGACGCCGCCCGCGCCGTGCTCGACGAGGTCCCGGCGATCAGCGTCGACTACCTGGAGGTCCGAGACCTCTGGCTGGGCCCCGCGCCGCAGACCGGCCGGGCCCGGATGCTGGTGGCGGTTCGGCTGGGCGGCACCCGACTGTTGGACAACATCGCCATCGATATCGGCGTGCCATCGGGGGCCGGCCCCGACGTCGCCTACGACGAGCACGAACTCCCCTGGAGGAACTGA
- the panD gene encoding aspartate 1-decarboxylase, whose product MLRTMLKSKIHRATVTQADLHYVGSVTIDADLMDAADLLEGEQVTIVDIDNGNRLITYAITGERGSGVIGINGAAAHLVHPGDLVILIAYATMEDAQARAYQPRIVFVDAANRQIDLGSDPAHVPADASGLMSPR is encoded by the coding sequence ATGTTACGAACCATGTTGAAGTCGAAGATCCACCGTGCCACCGTCACCCAGGCCGACCTGCACTACGTCGGCTCGGTGACCATCGATGCGGATCTGATGGATGCCGCCGACCTACTGGAGGGTGAGCAGGTCACCATTGTCGACATCGACAACGGCAATCGGCTCATCACCTACGCGATCACCGGTGAGCGCGGCTCGGGAGTGATCGGGATCAACGGTGCTGCAGCGCATCTGGTGCATCCCGGAGATCTGGTGATCCTCATCGCCTACGCCACCATGGAGGATGCACAGGCGCGCGCGTACCAGCCCAGGATCGTCTTCGTCGACGCCGCGAACCGCCAGATCGACCTGGGCTCCGATCCCGCCCACGTACCGGCCGACGCGTCCGGCCTGATGTCACCACGCTGA
- a CDS encoding type III pantothenate kinase: MLLAIDVRNTHTIVGLVSGAGENAKVVHHWRIRTESEVTADELALTIDGLVGEDVERLTGAAALSTVPSVLHEIRLMLEQYWPSVPHVLIEPGVRTGIPLLVDNPKEVGADRIVNCLAAFHKYNSPAIVVDLGSSICVDVVSAKGEFLGGAIAPGVQVSSDAAAARSAALRRVELTRPRSVIGKNTVECMQAGAVFGFASLVDGLVDRIRADIDGFGGNDVAVVATGNSAPLILPDLRTVGHYDQHLTLEGLRLVFERNRDNQRGRR, encoded by the coding sequence ATGCTGCTGGCGATCGATGTCCGTAACACGCACACCATCGTCGGGTTGGTCTCCGGGGCCGGCGAGAACGCCAAGGTGGTGCACCACTGGCGGATTCGCACCGAGTCCGAAGTCACCGCCGACGAACTGGCACTGACCATCGACGGCCTGGTCGGTGAGGATGTCGAGCGGCTGACGGGGGCCGCGGCGCTGTCGACGGTGCCCTCGGTGCTGCACGAGATCAGGCTGATGCTGGAGCAGTATTGGCCGTCGGTGCCACACGTCCTCATCGAACCCGGGGTCCGCACCGGCATCCCGCTGTTGGTGGACAACCCGAAGGAGGTGGGCGCCGACCGGATCGTCAACTGCCTGGCGGCGTTTCACAAATACAACTCGCCGGCGATCGTGGTCGACCTCGGATCGTCCATCTGCGTGGACGTGGTGTCGGCCAAGGGCGAGTTCCTCGGCGGCGCCATCGCCCCCGGCGTGCAGGTGTCCTCCGATGCGGCGGCGGCCCGATCCGCGGCGCTGCGCCGCGTCGAGCTCACCCGGCCGCGGTCGGTGATCGGCAAGAACACCGTGGAGTGCATGCAGGCCGGCGCGGTGTTCGGGTTCGCATCGCTGGTCGACGGTCTGGTGGATCGCATCCGCGCCGATATCGACGGGTTCGGCGGCAATGATGTCGCGGTGGTCGCCACCGGCAACTCCGCTCCGCTGATACTGCCCGACCTGCGCACGGTCGGGCACTACGACCAGCACCTGACGCTGGAGGGTCTGCGACTGGTGTTCGAGCGCAACCGCGACAACCAGCGCGGGCGACGCTGA
- the lysS gene encoding lysine--tRNA ligase → MPAAPTQSEHDDTPEQYRIRQAKRERLLAEGRDPYPVQVARTHSLAELRAAYPELPADTQTGDIVGVAARVVFARNSGKLCFATLQDGDGTQLQLMVSLAEVGQVSLDAWKADVDLGDIVFAHGQVISSKRGELSVLADSWQMVSKALRPLPVAHREMSEESRVRQRYVDLIVRPEARTIARQRIAVVRAVRSALERRGFLEVETPMLQTLPGGAAARPFITHSNALDADLYLRIAPELFLKRCLVGGFEKVFELNRNFRNEGADSTHSPEFAMLETYQAYGTYDDSAIVTRELIQEVADEALGTREVQLPDGSTYDLDGEWPTLEMYPSLSEALGEEITPDTGLQHLLSIADRLGVEIPADRGYGHGKLVEELWEHTVGETLWAPTFVRDFPVETSPLTRAHRSIPGVTEKWDLYVRKFELATGYSELIDPVIQRERFVAQTVAAAAGDDEAMRLDEDFLAALEYAMPPTTGTGMGIDRLLMALTGLTIRETVLFPIVRRHSN, encoded by the coding sequence CTGCCTGCCGCACCCACCCAGTCGGAGCACGACGACACCCCGGAGCAGTACCGGATCCGTCAGGCCAAGCGTGAGCGCCTGCTCGCCGAGGGGCGCGACCCGTACCCGGTGCAGGTGGCGCGCACCCATTCGCTGGCCGAACTCCGGGCCGCCTACCCGGAGCTGCCCGCGGACACCCAGACCGGTGACATCGTCGGCGTCGCGGCCCGGGTCGTGTTCGCCCGCAACTCCGGCAAGCTGTGTTTTGCCACCCTGCAGGACGGGGACGGAACCCAGCTGCAGCTGATGGTCAGCCTCGCCGAGGTGGGTCAGGTGTCGCTGGACGCCTGGAAGGCCGACGTCGACCTCGGCGACATCGTTTTCGCCCACGGCCAGGTGATCAGTTCCAAGCGCGGCGAGCTGTCTGTGCTGGCGGATTCCTGGCAAATGGTCTCCAAGGCACTGCGGCCGCTCCCGGTGGCTCACCGGGAGATGAGCGAGGAGTCGCGGGTGCGGCAGCGCTACGTGGACCTCATCGTGCGCCCCGAGGCGCGCACCATCGCCCGCCAGCGCATCGCGGTCGTGCGGGCGGTGCGCTCGGCACTGGAGCGCCGGGGGTTCCTCGAGGTGGAAACCCCGATGCTGCAGACCCTGCCCGGCGGTGCGGCGGCGCGACCGTTCATCACGCACTCCAACGCGCTGGATGCCGATCTGTATCTGCGAATCGCCCCCGAGTTGTTCCTCAAGCGCTGTCTCGTCGGCGGTTTCGAGAAGGTTTTCGAGTTGAATCGAAACTTCCGAAACGAGGGTGCGGATTCCACACATTCACCGGAATTCGCGATGCTGGAGACTTATCAGGCGTACGGCACTTATGACGATTCCGCCATCGTCACCCGCGAACTGATTCAAGAAGTGGCCGATGAGGCGCTCGGTACGCGAGAGGTCCAGCTGCCCGATGGCAGTACATATGACCTGGACGGCGAATGGCCGACGCTGGAAATGTATCCGTCGCTGTCGGAGGCGCTCGGTGAAGAGATCACTCCCGACACCGGCCTGCAACATCTGTTGTCCATCGCCGATCGTCTCGGGGTGGAGATTCCCGCAGACCGCGGTTATGGGCACGGCAAATTGGTCGAGGAACTGTGGGAGCACACCGTCGGCGAAACATTGTGGGCGCCCACCTTCGTGCGCGACTTCCCGGTGGAGACGAGCCCGCTGACGCGCGCTCACCGCAGCATTCCCGGGGTCACCGAGAAGTGGGATCTCTATGTTCGCAAATTCGAATTGGCCACCGGATACTCCGAGCTCATCGACCCGGTGATTCAACGCGAACGTTTCGTGGCGCAGACCGTCGCGGCGGCCGCCGGCGATGACGAGGCGATGCGCCTGGACGAGGACTTTCTTGCCGCATTGGAGTACGCCATGCCGCCGACCACCGGTACCGGAATGGGTATTGACCGCCTGCTGATGGCTTTGACGGGGTTGACGATTAGGGAGACAGTTTTGTTCCCGATTGTGCGCAGACACTCAAACTGA
- the lsr2 gene encoding histone-like nucleoid-structuring protein Lsr2, with translation MAKKVTVTLVDDFDGEAAADETVEFALDGVSYEIDLSSKNAAKLRGDLKQWVEAGRRVGGRRRGRSAGTGRGRAAIDREQSAAIREWARRNGHNVSTRGRIPAEVIDAFHAAT, from the coding sequence ATGGCGAAGAAAGTTACCGTCACACTGGTCGATGATTTCGACGGTGAAGCGGCGGCAGACGAAACCGTGGAATTCGCGCTCGACGGCGTGAGCTATGAGATCGACCTTTCTTCGAAAAACGCCGCCAAACTGCGCGGCGACCTCAAGCAGTGGGTGGAGGCCGGGCGCCGCGTCGGTGGCCGGCGCCGCGGACGTTCGGCCGGTACCGGCCGCGGACGCGCCGCCATCGACCGTGAACAGAGTGCGGCCATCCGGGAATGGGCGCGGCGCAACGGGCACAATGTGTCGACTCGGGGACGTATCCCCGCCGAGGTCATCGACGCTTTCCACGCCGCAACCTGA